From a single Rutidosis leptorrhynchoides isolate AG116_Rl617_1_P2 chromosome 5, CSIRO_AGI_Rlap_v1, whole genome shotgun sequence genomic region:
- the LOC139848341 gene encoding sm-like protein LSM8 — protein MLGSPGLESVVDQLIWVITNDGRNIVGYLKGFDQATNIILDESHERVYSTKEGVQQLVLGLYIIRGDNISVIGELDEELDAGLDLSELRAHPLKPIIH, from the exons ATGCTAGGCAGCCCTGGGCTTGAATCTGTTGTTGATC AACTCATTTGGGTTATCACAAATGACGGACGGAACATAGTG GGATATTTGAAAGGTTTTGATCAAGCGACAAATATAATTCTGGATGAATCTCATGAAAGAGTTTATTCCACCAAG GAAGGGGTTCAACAACTTGTGTTGGGTCTCTACATCATAAGGGGTGATAACAT AAGCGTTATTGGAGAACTAGATGAGGAGCTCGATGCAGGCTTGGATTTGTCTGAACTGAGAGCTCATCCCCTCAAGCCTATTATTCACTAA
- the LOC139850390 gene encoding NDR1/HIN1-like protein 6 translates to MADHQRIHPVELKTVDLEKQYKPTEPLVSRGSSRSENGHPTEPYQPHQRTIPLQYSKPPKRKNWCCRCICCTFCLLFTLVIIIGILAAIVYFGFDPKIPKYSVDGMTITQFNLNNDNSISAQFNVNITARNPNTKIGIYYEGGSKLTVIYMNTVLCEGSWPKFYQDQKNTTILNVPLTGQTQDATGLLNSLQAQQTTGTVPLVLRAKVPVRIKLGKLKLPKWKPLVRCNVNVNTLSADNVIRIRDSSCSFRFKF, encoded by the coding sequence ATGGCGGATCATCAAAGAATCCACCCTGTCGAACTGAAAACCGTCGACCTCGAAAAACAATACAAACCCACCGAGCCATTAGTCTCTCGGGGCTCATCTAGGTCCGAAAATGGTCACCCAACCGAACCATACCAACCGCACCAACGTACAATCCCTCTTCAATACTCAAAACCACCAAAACGAAAAAACTGGTGCTGTCGATGCATATGTTGCACATTTTGCTTGCTATTCACACTTGTGATCATTATAGGTATTTTAGCAGCAATTGTGTACTTTGGATTTGATCCAAAAATACCAAAATACTCGGTCGATGGCATGACTATCACTCAATTCAATCTCAATAATGATAACTCTATTTCGGCTCAATTTAACGTCAACATAACAGCTCGAAATCCCAACACAAAAATTGGTATATACTATGAAGGTGGATCAAAATTAACCGTGATCTACATGAACACGGTTCTTTGTGAAGGATCATGGCCAAAATTCTATCAAGATCAAAAGAATACAACTATACTAAACGTTCCTTTAACGGGCCAAACTCAAGATGCAACGGGCTTATTGAATTCGTTACAAGCCCAACAAACAACCGGAACTGTACCTCTTGTTTTAAGAGCTAAAGTTCCGGTTCGTATTAAACTTGGTAAGTTAAAGTTGCCAAAATGGAAACCATTGGTGAGGTGTAATGTGAATGTGAATACATTATCAGCTGATAATGTTATTAGGATTAGGGATAGTAGTTGTAGTTTCAGGTTTAAGTTTTAA